The Phycisphaerae bacterium genome segment CAGGTGGCTGTTCACGTCGGCCAGGATCAGGCACGCGTCGTGCGAAAACCGGACCTCTTGAGGCAGGACCTTCTTGGACGGCTGCATTGTGGAAATTCCTTTATTTGGATCAGCACGCATTGTACCGAGCCGTGCGAAAAGATCAAGTCAGCGTATCGACTTTCTTTACGCCCGGCCGTACGTGTGGGTCAGCTCGGCCAGACGACGGCTAACCGCCGGCGTGATCTGCCCGGGCCGCAGCCGCCACCGCCACTGGCCCGTCGCCACGCCGGGACGGTTCATGCGGGCCTCATCGCCCAGCGAGAGCACGTCCTGGATCGGCATAATGGCCAGACTCGCCACAGACATCATCGCTAGGCGAACGAGCTCCCGCGCGACACCGTTGGCCGAGACCTTCCGGCCAAGGTAGCGGAAGAGCCGCTGCTTCATCGCTTTGGACGCCTCCATCTCGAACCATCCGCGCACCGTGTTGGTGTCGTGCGTGCTCGTGTACAGGGCCGAGTTGCGATAGTGGAAGTGCGGATAGTACCGGTTCTCGGCGAAGCTGCCCTCGAAGGCGAACAGCAGCACGTCGACGTTGGGAAACTGGAGCTTGTGCAGGTACTCGTTGATGTCCGGGGTGGCGGCGCCGAGGACCTCTGTGACGAAAGGGGGGTAGGGAAAATGGCGGAACACCGCGTTGAAAAAATCGTCGGCCGGCCCGCGAACCCATCGTCCCTTCTCCGCCGTCTTGTGGCGGGCTGGAACCTGCCAGTATTGGATGAACCCGCGGAAGTGGTCGATCCGGACGATCTCGTAGAGCAGCAGATTGTGCCGCAGACGGTCCATCCACCAGCGGTAGTGCGTGCGCTTCAGGGCCTCCCAATCGTAGAGCGGATTGCCCCAGAGCTGGCCGGCGGGATTCAGGGAATCGCCCGGAAAGCCCGCCACGAACCGCAGACGCCCGGTCCTGGTCAACTCGAAGATCTCGCGGTGCGCCCAGACGTCCGCGCTGTTGTGCCCGACGTAGATGGCTACGTCGCCGATGATCCCCACGCCACGCTCGA includes the following:
- the malQ gene encoding 4-alpha-glucanotransferase translates to MLRKRSSGILLHVTSLPSKFGIGDLGPEAYRFADFLVEAGQNYWQVLPLNETNPQAGNSPYSSLSAFAGNTLAISPELLYRDGLLQKKDLAELPAFGEGPVDFGAVIASRRMLFDRAFERFRHVADKHDYEAFAWWNRRWLDDYALFVALFQKFEKGYWFDWPPRFRDRNEEALSRARSDLRDQIDRIKFLQFEFFKQWFALEHYCFERGVGIIGDVAIYVGHNSADVWAHREIFELTRTGRLRFVAGFPGDSLNPAGQLWGNPLYDWEALKRTHYRWWMDRLRHNLLLYEIVRIDHFRGFIQYWQVPARHKTAEKGRWVRGPADDFFNAVFRHFPYPPFVTEVLGAATPDINEYLHKLQFPNVDVLLFAFEGSFAENRYYPHFHYRNSALYTSTHDTNTVRGWFEMEASKAMKQRLFRYLGRKVSANGVARELVRLAMMSVASLAIMPIQDVLSLGDEARMNRPGVATGQWRWRLRPGQITPAVSRRLAELTHTYGRA